CAGCCGGAGCGCCAGAGGGTCTTGTCCGGCGCTTCCTTCGAGGCCCGCATCCACGCTGGGTGGCAGGACCCTCGGCACCTCGGCCCTGTCGAACACCGCTCCGAAACGATCCCGGGCCACAACCACGAGACGATCGCCCTCCACCTCGCACTCCAGGTGATGGAACCGGACCTCGAATTTTACGCTCAAGGGATCCCGCTCGGTTAGCGAATAGAGGGTATACCCGCCGCCTCCGCTGGTCCAAATGTGCACCCCCTGGACGGGTCGAAAACGCTCATAAACATGGTCATGCCCGCAAAAGACGGCCTGAACCCCATACCGGCTCAGCACGGGCAAAAGCCACCCCTGCAACTCCAGGCGATCCGGCACGCCGTTGGTATTCATGTCGTCGTATCGGCGCCCGCCCGAGGTGAAAAGGGGACTGTGCAAAAACACCACTCGCCACGGTTTCCCGCTTGCCGCCAGGTCCTCCCTCAACCACTGCAACTGAACGCTCTCGGGCCCGAGAGCAAAGTTCGTTGTACCCGGAAAGGGCAAAAGGGTGGGCGCGAACAGGCTGACGAAGTGCACCTCCCCCACGTCGAAGGAATAGAAGTGCCCTGTGCCGGTCACAGCATTGGTGGGCAGGTCAAAGGTTTCCAGGTAGGGCGTACCCGGCAAGTCCCGGTACAAGGTGTTGTAAAGGTCGTGGTTTCCCATCGTTAGATACATCGGCACCCGCCGCAGCAGGGGATCCATCACACTCAAACAGCGCAGGCCCACCAGTTCCCGGGTCAGCTCCGGATAGACCAGATCGCCCGTGTGCAGGATCAGGTCCACGGCCGCCGTGGACAAACACGAAACCACCTGCAGCTGAGGCAGGGTGCCGGACCCGCTGTCGCCCACCACCACGAACCGCAACCGCCCCCGCTCCGGCGGTGTTCGAAACTTCTCCACCGGCAACGCCACCTCCGCACCCTCCGCCTCCACCACCACTTGGTAGGACCACTCCATCGCGGGTTCCAGGTTTGTCAGTTCCACGACATGGTCCCGGGCGGGTCCCAATCCTGTGGCCGTCCGATCGAGCACATCCCCGTTTCCGTAACGCACACGGACCGTTGCCGGCCGGGCCGTGCGGACGCCGATCCGGGCGGTTCGAGACTGCACCCGCGAAAGGATTGGTCCCCGTGTCACGTTCGCCCGGAGTTCCCCCGACCAGAACAATGCCGCGGGATTGGTCACGTGGCTGTGCACCTGCACCGCCAGGATGTTGGTGCCGGTCCTGAGAATCCCCGTAAAACCGCTCAGATCCACCTCGCGCGTGTACCAGCGCCCATAAAACGGCGGCGTCTGATCCCAAACACTCGGAGGTTGCCGGAGGCCAATGCTATAGACGTTCGTCCCATTCAGCCACACGGCCAGACCGCTCTGGTACCCTGCACGCAGGACCAGCCAGCGTATCTCCGAGGGATTCTCCACAACAAACGCCGTCCGGAAACACGCCGACACCACGTTTGTTCGCTCCAACACCGTGGTTTCGTCTCCCAGACCCGAGCCAAACCCGCCCCGCCCCACCGGCCAGGAAGAATCGTCGAAATCCGGTAGCCACCAACCCGCCGGCGGCCCCTGACTGTCCACCCGATTCACCCAATACCGCCACTGCCCTCCCGCGGGAACCAGCACCGGATCCACCGTCGCCCGGACCTTCGGTCCCCACAGCACCAACCCGGCCAGCCCCCAATACCACAACGACATCACCAGCCGATGCCTTGATCTCTCTGTCCTCTCACTCACTGGTCTGCCCTCATTCACGCCCCGCCTCCTCTGATACGATGCGCTGAATCCTGGCATCCAGAACGGTTCAGCCAAGTTACTTTGGACGCCGTAAGCCTCCATGGGTCACTCCAATCGCAGCCGGAAAAACCGTGCGCGGTTGGTCCCGTCGGCGTCAATGGGCACGTCCACAAGCACCTGACCCACCCCCTCCCGGTAGCGCGTCCAGTTCACCAAATCCTCCGAGGTCTCCAACACCAGCTTGAGTCCGACTTCCTCAACATCCGTGGAACGCAGCCGCAATGTTCCCGGCTTCCCGCCCGGCTCCCACACCAGCCGCGGCGGACGGACAACGATCAACCGGATCGGTGCACTGGTGACCGCGCCGACCCGGTTGCTGGCCACCAGCTGGTACCACCCGGCATCCGAGACGGCCAGGTTCTGCCAACGCAGCCACCGGTTCGTTGCGCCCGGCACCACCGCGCCGTCACGGATCCAAAAACACGCCAGGGGGGCCGGGCTTTGGACGTCCACCTCGAGCGTCAACGGCCCCCCCGCCGACGCCAGCACCTGTGAAGGGACAGAGCCCAAAACAGGCCGTTCGATGCTGATCCACCGAAGTTCTCCCTCCCACGACAATGCCTCGGGCGTCACGCCAAACCGTGCCCACACCCCTTCGCGGTAGATGGCAGCCCGCTCCTCGGCCGTGAGCACACGGTCAAACAGAAACACCTCGTCCATCGCGAATCCGCCGCCGCCACTGCGACGCAGCAGAGTGATTGCCCTGTCGCTCCCGGCCGGCCTTTCGGCTGCGACACTGAGGACCGGGCCCTGGTCCACTTGAAGGTAGGCACGTGTCCCGTCGAACCATCCCACGACGAACCTCCACTGGCCCGGGACGGTCCCGGAGGTCGTGTCCTGGACCTCGGCCGACCCCACGCGGAACCGGTAGCGATTTGTGCGCGTGCCGGTATAGTACAGGGCAAACAGGCCCGGCTTTTCGATGGCATACGAAGGCGGGTCATCCCCGCCCTGCTTTCCGTACGCAAACCACCCACCCACGGTAAATCCCTCGGCCGGCGCCCAACTCTCCGAGCCCGGCACCTCCAGCCCGTCTGATGACCCTCCATTGGTGACAGCCCCACTCCAGCGACCTGCCACCGAATCCAGGTTCGATGCCCGAACCCGCAACCGTTCTCCCGAGATTTTCTCGCGCCACTCCAAAACGGGACCGTCGAAAGCTATGTAGTAGCGGGGCAACCGTTCCGAGCCCTCGGCCCGGATCTCCACCGCAACCAGATTGGAGCCCGGCACCAAGCCGGACAACGGGACCGACACGTCCCAGAGGGCCGTGCCCGGCCCGTCCAGATCCGACTGCACAAGCCATGACTGAATCGGCGCATTCGTGAAGCCGGGTCCTTCCGCAATCCAGCGACCATTCACCCATAAGCGCCAGCGCAAACCGGATCGCAGTCGAAAGGTCGGCGCCACGGCACCCTCCATTGCGCCGGGCCACCTGAACCATCCCCGCAGGGCCACAGCCGCGGGACGATAGCCCCAGAGCGCCTCCAGGTCCGTGGCCAACCCAGTCCGACCATACCCCAGCGGGCCAACCGCCGGAAGCCAGTCCCCGGCGGCAAAATCGCGTTCAAACCATGGCATTCCCTCCACGGCAGCAAGATTACGAACCCACCAATGCCCTCCTTCGGGAGAGGCCCTACGCAAACGATCAGGCCCCGCCACGACACAAGGAACCCTCAAAGCGGTTAAGAGGTTTGAGCCTCCCCGGCGCAGGAGTTCCCACCACGTCCAAACTCCGGTGGGTACCTCTGGAGGAACCCTCCATCGCAACCAGCCCGCGACCGGATCCACCCAGCTCCCCAAGCCTCCCCGGGCAAGCCAACCAAAGCCGGCCCCGCTCCACTCACCCAGCCAGGCCATCAGGGGCACGTTCAACGTCTCTCCGGCAGACACCACGATGTCGGCGACTTCACCGGTCCCGGACGGACCTTCCGGGTTCGTCGTGGCCGGTCCCACCAACCCCCAACCACCGATAAAATCATTGAATCCCTTGCTTCGGTACCGCAACTCAAAAAAGCTGTGGGCGCGCAGCGGTTCAGGTATGCGGAAGCGGTATGTCCCGTTCGTAGCCTGCGGCCATGGCAAGGCCTGCCAATCGCCGGCCTCATTCTTGATTTCCACGGTGGCGCCCGGTGTGACCCCCAACGCCAGGAGGCAAAACTCTTCCACGGGCCACACGCGTCCGTCCCAGGGAAACCTCCACTCCAGCAGCCGCGTGTACGCATACCATTCAACGGAGTCCGTAGCGTCCACACTCGCCACTTCCGGAGGTTGGCCGCGCGCCTTCAATCGGCGCCAAACCAGCCCGGGTACTTCTTCGAAGGCTCCCGCCACCGTCTCCGGCACTGCGTCAAAGGGCGGTTGAACAATGTGAAAACGCCCGTCGTACAGATGCCAGTACAGCAACCCCGCGATCCCCCGGTTCAAGCATACCAACAGGCAGCCTGTATCATAGGACCGGCCATTGGTTGCCTGCGGGTTGGCCGTACCCACAATCACCTGGCACACATCGGCCCGGCCCACACGGTAGCTTTTCGCTGTGTGCGAGTGCTCATGACCGCTCAACACCCATACACGTCCCTGGTAATCGGCAATCACCTCGCGCAGGTCCAGTCCGATGCCACGGTAGGTGACACGTTGCAAAAACGGAGCCACATGCACCACAACCACACGCTCCATGCCCGCCGGCGTGTTCATCCACTGTTGGCGCAGCCATTCTCTTTGCGCCGCATTCCGCCCGCCGTAATTCCCGCAGTTCAGGAGGTAAAAGCGCGTCCCGGCCACATCCAATACCCGTTGCGGAGGCATGTCAGGAAACCAGAGCCGGAATGTCTCGGCGTCCTGCTCCGTATCCAGCTGGTCGTGATTCCCCGGTATCCAGACGATATCCCCGCGTCCGACGTTGGTCAGTTGCCGCATCACCTGCGTCCATAGGGCAAATTCATTGGTACCAAGCTGCCAGAGCCGATCGCTGGGTTGCCAGCCCGGCATCGGTGCCAGGGCTTCGCCAATGTCCCCGCCTACAATGATTTTGGCCGGTGGCGGACGCAGGCTGTTCAGAAATGTAATCAACCGCGGGTCAAGGTTGGTGGTCACCGGATAAAGCCCGCCGCCAAGATTCATATGCGCATCACTTAGGAACACCACCACTGCACTGCCCGGTGCCGTCGGTTGGAATCCCAACGCTGCACAGGCTTCCTCAAAACTATCAAAGTACCGCTCTGTGGCACCGCGCACGGGAGGAAACCCCGCGTCGTGCAGAAGAAACAGGCCCAGCAGCCACGGGATGGCACAACCCGCCCGCCCGGTTAATCGGATGCGTAACATGGCATTCTTTTCCCCAGCCGATGGAAGTTGTCCGTCCACATCACGTTCCTGGATAACCCGTACATGTCACGAGCGGGTGAAGGTTGGCGGACAATCCGAACAAAAGTGGGTAACAACCCCCCTCGGGGAAAACCACCGTCCCACAGGTGGCCACCCAACGCGGCCAGAACCTCGACGACTGTCGGTAGCCCTGTACCGCGCGCCGCAATAGCTAAAACCCGGACAGGTCACACCTACACTAGACAGTCCGGCTTTGACGAACTGTCCCGAACCTCGCCTGGATCGGGCCCGCAAAAACCGGCGACCGATCAACCCGGACACCACCGCAAGACGCCGTTCTAAGAACTTTTCCACTCATTCCTCCGCGTCTTTGGTGCCCGTGAGCACGACCCACCGCGGCGCTCCGCCAAACACCTTGCCGGGTGGCGGCACCCGCCACTACCGCTGTCCCCCCACCAGCCCCGCACGGGCACGAAAGCTGGCCATGGGCAGGTCTCGCGCGGAACCATGAAAGGAGGGATGAGCTTTGAGGGTCCGGATCACTCGGGGGCTGTCCCAACCCACCCGCCGCACCGGTAACGGGCGGGTTGGATCAGTCTCTCAAAATCCGAGCGGGCCCGCGGCCTACCGCTTCGGTGGCTGATTTGAACCGCCGACTGGTTTGCCGGACGGGCCCGTCCCGGATTGTCCGCCAGGAGTCGAAGGTTTCGCGGGAGCCTGCCCAGGGCCGCCCGTGGTCTTGCTCGACCCGGTCCCTTTCTTCGATGGTTCGGTAGCAGGATTCTTTTGGGCCATGGTCTGCGTTTGCAAACTTGATTCACATGCGGGTCTTCGCCCATGAAGCCGGAGGTTCCGGCGCCACGAGAGACACGGCAACCGCATCCAAGGCAGCCGACATGCCAAACCCAAAGGCCTAGAGGATTGGCGCGCCAACACACACCATCCCAACAACTTGGAAAACCCCAGCCGGCTTCTGCTCAACCAGGCTTGCCAAGGGGCTGTTGACGTCGGTAGTAAATCTTCCGGTCAACAAGGAACCATTGCTTCACAGAACCGGAGTGAAAGGAACCACAACTTCCCATGCTCCTCAAAGTCGCTCTCCAATTGGCATCCCCACCGTTGAAGCGCCGGGTGGAACGCGTTTGCAGGGGTTTGGATGCCGAGGTGCAGAACCTGCCCGGGGCGCGGGTGGACGTCACCACCGTGGCACGTTCATGTTGCGACATTTTGTTGGTGCAGTCTGATTGCATCCGGCCGCTGGCTCCCGAGAGCATCCGTCAACTGCAACAATTGCCGGAGGCCCCCTGGGTGGTTGTGTTTGAAGAGAACCCCGAGGGCGCGGTTACGGGCAAGTGGATCGCCGCCGGGGCGGAGGCTGTGTTGTCGCCCCGGCTCACGGATGAAGACCTGACGGAGGCTTTACGGTCGATCTTCACACGACGCCGGGCGTTCCTGGCTGCGGCCCTGCAGCAGCAACCCGTGCCTTCCCTGGCTGACTTCGTCTCTGTCAGCCCTGCCATGCAATCGTTCTTGGATCTGGTCCGTCGTGTGGTGCCCAGTGACGCCTCCCTGCTGATCCTCGGGGAAACCGGAGTGGGTAAGGAACACCTGGCCCGGGCCATTCACGCGGCCAGTCCGCGCGCTGCAGGGCCGTGGGTGGCCGTGAACTGCGCTGCCCTCCCGGACACGCTGCTGGAAAGTGAACTGTTTGGATACGAGGAGGGGGCCTTCACCGGCGCGGTGCGCACCCATCGGGGCAGCTTCGAACTGGCTCATCGCGGCACCTTGTTCCTCGACGAGATCGGTGACATGCCCCTTCACCTTCAGGTCAAGTTGTTGCGAGCCCTCCAGGAGCGGGCCATCCGCCGGCTGGGCAGTGAACGCACCATCTCCGTGGATGTTCGTGTGATGGCGGCAACCAACCGCGACGTTGTGGCCGATGTGGAAGCCGGGCGTTTCCGCCGCGACCTCTTTTTCCGACTGGGTGTGATCACGCTCACGGTGCCCCCGCTGAGAGAGCGGAGAGAGGATATTCCCCTCCTGATCCAGAACTTTATGCGACATTTGCGACCCCGCGTGAACCGACCCGTAACGGGAATCACTCCGGAGGCGGTCGAGGCCCTGCAGCAGTACGACTGGCCCGGCAATGTGCGGGAACTGATGAACGTGCTTGAACGGGCCATGCTCTTGTGCCCGGGCAACGAAATCACCCTCCATGACCTCCCCTACGCGATTCGCTGCCGACCTTCGCAGAACCCTACGACCGGGACCACCAGCCCGACCACCACCGCGCCGGGCAGTCCCGCCGAGTGGATCCATCGGACGTGGGAGGAGGTCCGCCGGACCGAGCTGGACCGCGTGGAGCGCGCCTACTTCACAACGCTGCTTCACGTGACCCAGGGCCGTGTGAGCGAGGCCGCCCGCCGCGCAGGCATCACCCCTAGGGCACTCTTTGACAAAATGCGCCGTCACGGCCTGCGCAAGGAACATTTCCGTTCCCCGGGGCCCGGCACACCGCGCCGCCGAAGTTCCGACTCCGCCAACCCCGGCGATCAGGCGCCCGCGCCCGGCGAGCCAGTCCGCCCCCACCACCCCTGACGCCACGTCACCGCGTCGGGCGCGGGGCCGAAAAACCCGGGCGCATGTGCCCGCGCGCGCCGGCGGCCTCGGCAGCTCGAGCCGCCTCCTCCACCACGCGCCGCATCTGGGCAAACCACCATGCAGCCCGAGCCCGCCGCCGCTCCGCCATGCTGCACCGGCGCGTTCCAAGCCGGCCCAGGTCCAGTTCCAGTTGCATTCCCTTCCCCCGCAACATCGTGTTCCCGTTCATACAGCCCCATCGTAGAAGAGGGGGTGGGACAAATACCGGGGTAGGGTGAAAATTTTCGGGCCGGCTATGGAATCGCAACCCGCCGGGCATTTCATTGCTCCGCGCACGCTCTGTCACCAATTCTCATGACATGCATTCTGTGCGCCGCCCCTATAAGTTGAGTCCATTGAGAGTTTCGTCCTCAGCGCCATGAACGACCGATTCACGAGACCTCGTCGGGGCGAAACGTATGGAGCCGGGGCGCCCGCAAGGCTTCGCAGGCTGTTGGCCTGGTTGGGGGCCGGGGTGTTGGGATTGGTCCTGTTCCAGGCATGCGGGCGGTCCGGTCCGTCCACGGACCCGGCTGCGACACCTCCTACCGGATCGCCTCCATCGGTTGAGCCGGGTCAACCCCTTGGACCGCCGGGCTCCCCCGCCCACGTAAACACACCGGCCGCACCCGCAGCCGCCGCGCCGGATTTGCAAGCACTCACCCAGGCCGTGCGCCGGTACAGCGCCGAACGAAGGCGCGTCCCCGGCGGATTGGACGAGGTGGTGGCCGCAGGCTATATCAAGACCCTTCCACCGCCTCCGCCGGGCATGCGATACACCATCGACCCCAAACGGCTGGAGGTCATGCTGGTCAAACGGTGACAGAGATCCCGCCATGCGCCTCAATCCTTGTCATGACCGGCCCGCACAACCCCACACGGGCCCGTGTGCATTCACCTTGATCGAGCTGTTGGTCGTAATCGCCATCCTGGCCATCCTGGCGTCCATGCTTTTGCCGGCGCTGGGGAAAGCCAAGGCCAAGGCCCACACCACCCAGTGCATGGCCAACCAAAAACAGATCGGGGTGGCCATGGCCTTGCACCTCAACGACAACAACGACATGTACCCCTATGCCGCCATTTACACCGGGGACTACATGTACCAGATGTCCTGGGACGACCTGCTGCATCGGAGTCTGGGAGGCACGGCCCCCCAATCGGAACTCGACCTGGCGATCATGGACAGCGTGTACGTCCCGAAACTCCTCAAATGCCCGGCTGACCGGGTCCCGAACACGGTGGTTTGGGCGCAGTACGGCCAGCGCCGGACCTACTCGATGATCGAAGCCTCGTTATCAGTGAACCGGTTCGGCGATCCCCTGCCGCCCACCACACGGGGTGTGGGCGTATATTATTGGTGGCGCGGCGTGCCGGGCCTGCCCAATTGGGAACAACCGGGCTATAAGAGCTCCGTGGTCGAGCAACCAGCGCGGACCTTTCTCCTCGCCGAAAACCCGAAAACCAACAACATCGCCGGCAACTGCTGGCCCGCTGCCGTGCCCAGTCCCGCCCGGCAACTGGAGGGCTACGGTGGTCCCGTCTACTACCTGCACAACGGGCGCTTCAACTATCTGTTCCACGACGGGCACAGCGAACTGTTGAAAGTGGAACAAACCATCGGCCGCGGTTCCATCAACGATCCGCGCGGCTTCTGGACGGTCGTGGCGAACGACTGAACCCCGTTGGCCCTGTAGAGGGGCGAACGGCTCATTCCCTCCGCCGCGCCACATCGGGTGGGCCATGGAAACGCCCGAGCCGGCCCATGCGAATCGCCTTGCGATCTGAACTCAACGGGCTCCACCACACCCTTTTCTCTCCCGGCCCGAACGACCCAACCGCCGGGCACCGACAATCTGTGGCCCTCACCAAAAGCCGCAAGCGCCCCGCCGCAGCGGTTTCCTGCTGGGAATCATAAAGCGCCTTGATCGCGAGGCCGGGTGAATCTTCCGGCGCATCAACGGTGCTACCCACTCAGTTGCCGGCCCCTCCGGCCCATATGCGTGGCGCTCCGGAACACCCGCTCGGCCGGCGCGCAGCTCATCAAAACCAGTTGCCTTCGGAAGGCTCTTGTCCTAGAAGCTTCAAGTATGAAGTTCCTGTCATGGGTGGCTGCCAGCTTGGTGGGGGTCACCGGGCTACTGAGTAATCCTCCGGCCGTGCATGCTGGGTCGACTGCCCGGTCGGACCGCAAACCATTGTACGCCCCTCACCATCCCTACGAAATCCCGGCCCGAGCCTCCGTCGGTCGACGTCCCAAAGCCTCCGAATTGGTCTCGGCAAAAGAGGCCGAAAAAACTGGGGAACCCACCGCTGAGGAAGCGAAGCCGATGGCGCCAAGCATGCCCGGCACGGATGCCCAAACCCTTGGATCCCAGCGCGTTGGGGTGAAGAAGCAAACCCCGGTGCCGCCGCCCTTCCAGCCTCCGGAACCACCCCTGACGCCCGAACAACGGACGCGCCTGGCCGAACTGCTGGAAGCCTACAAAGCCGATCGTCTGACACCCGAGGAGTACCACCGAGAACGTGCGCGGATCCTGTCCGGGGGGGTGCAACGCTAGGGCATCCGCTGCACCCCGGCTTGATGCCCCGCACTTCGACCCGTTTGCCCGCGCAGCACAAGGAGTGGCAGGACGATGCATCATTTCCGATACCACGGAGACGAACTGTTTTGCGAGGGCGTGTCGATCGAGACGCTGGCCCGGCGACACGGTACACCGCTTTACGTCTACTCCCAGCAAACCCTGACGGACAACTTCCGCCGGCTCGATGAGGCCTGGGCCGGGGTCCGTCATCTGCCCTGCTACGCCGTCAAGGCCAACTCCAACCTGGCGATCCTGCGCCTGATGGCCGACCTGGGCAGCGGGTTCGACGTCGTCAGCGGCGGCGAATTGCTGCGAGTACTGGCGGCGGGCGGGCCGGCCGACCGCTGCGTGTTTGCCGGCGTGGCCAAAACCGAAGAGGAAATTGTCACCGCCCTCCGTGCCGGAATCCACTGCTTCAACGTCGAAAGCGAGCAGGAATTGGAACGCATCGACCGGCTGGCAGGCGATCTGGGGTGCGTCGCCCCCGTCGCCATCCGGGTCAACCCGGACGTCGAAGCACACACGCACGCCAAAATCACCACCGGCACTTACGAGAACAAGTTCGGCATCCCTTTCGACCAGGTGGAAGAACTTTACGCCCGGGCGGCCCGCCGTCGGAACCTGTGGCTTCGCGGCGTTCAAATGCACATCGGCTCGCAACTGACCCGGGTGCAACCGTTTGAAGACGCCGTGCGCAAGGTCGCGCCCCTGGTACAGCGGCTGAAAGACCGGTATGGTCTCGAGTTTTTCGACATCGGGGGCGGCCTGGGCATCGTCTATGAGGAGGCGTTGGCCAGCGGCGACCCGGCCTGGTGGCAGACGCCCAGGGGCCGGCGCATGTTGACCCCGGAACTTCACGCCGCGCGCTTGGTCCCAATCCTCAAGCCTTTGGGCCTGCGCGTCCTGCTGGAGCCGGGCCGCTTTATCACCGGCAATGCCGGGATCCTTGTCACGCGCGTCGAGTACATCAAGAAAACCGGCCGCAAAACCTTTGTGATCGTGGACGCAGCCATGACCGAGCTCATCCGCCCCGCCTTCTACGACGCCCACCATGAAATCGTGCCCGTCCGCCGCAGCAAGGCCGCCATGGTCGAGTGCGACGTGGTGGGCGGGGTGTGCGAGTCCGGCGATTACTTCTGCAAGGATCGTCCGCTGCCGTTGCCCCGGCCCGGCGATCTTCTGGCCATCCTCAGCGCGGGCGCCTACGGGTCCGCCATGGGGTCCAATTACAACACCCGGCCATTGGCCGCCGAGGCGCTGGTGCACAAGAACCGTTCTGCCCTCATTCGGCAGCGCCAGCCGGTCGAAGCCATCTGGCAATGGGAACGGCCCGCCCCGTGGCAGAGATAAGCGCCTTGTGGCAGCAAGGGGACCTCTGACCCGAACCCGCGCGCCGGTGGGCTCTCTTCCCCTGCCAGACGTTGTGCCCCTCGCCTACATGGGAAGCCCACAGCTGTAGGCAGACCCGATCGCGCCTTCCCGCACGCCCCATCCCGCTTTCCGGCCGGTCCGGAAGTACTTTACAGAAGCCCATCTGAACTCCATCCTGATTGGCCTGATGACGCAACGTTCCAGAAATGCCGTTTCGGAGGTGCCCTTGTCGTCGGTCCAAGCCGGCCCGGGGTCCTCATGGCTGGACCGGCTCCATGAAGCCATCCAGCGTTCCCAAGCCTTCTGGCTCGGCCAACAGAAGCCGGAAGGTTATTGGATCGGCGAGCTGATCGTGGACGTCACCCTCGTGGCGGACATGGTCGCGTTCCATCACTGGGACCGGAGCGTGGACCCGGCCTGGCAGCGCAAGGCCGTGCGTCACATCTTCGACAAGCAGCTCCCGGACGGCGGCTGGAACATTTACCACGGCGGGCCGGCCGAAGTGAACGCCACCATCAAGGCCTATCTGGCCCTGAAGCTGGCCGGCATCCCTCCCACACACCCACGAATGCTCAAGGCCCGCGAGGTGGCCCGCTCGCTCGGCGGTGTGCCGCGCATGAACACCTTCTCCAAGCTGTACCTCGCCCTGTTGGGGCTCTTCCCGTGGAAATACGTCCCCACAATCCCCTGCGAGGTGCTGCTGCTGGGCAAATGGTTCCGGGTCAACTTCTGGGACATGAGCAACTGGACCCGGGCCATGTTGGTGCCCCTGGCCATCATCAATCATTTTCGCCCAACCCGGCCCTGCGGTGTGGACCTGGACGAGCTCTACCCCGAGGGCTTTCACGAGCGCGACCTGCGCCTGCCGCGCGATCCGGACTGGTTTACCTGGCGCAACTTTTTCCTGCTCCTGGACAAGGTCCACAAATTCGCCGAACTGTGGGTTCGCCTCGGGATCCATCCGTTCCGGCGCCGCGCGCTCCGCAAGGCCGAGCAATGGATGCTGGAGCGCTTTGAAGGTTCCGACGGGCTGGGAGCCATTTTCCCGGCCATGCTCAACTCCCTGATCGCCCTCAAGGCACTCGGTTATCCGGACGATCATCCCGAGGTCATCCGGGCCCGCCGCCATCTGAAAGAACTGGAGCACGAAACGGCCGATTCGGTCCGGATCGAACCGTGCCTCTCGCCGGTCTGGGACACCGCCATTGTGACCATCGCCCTGCGCGAATCCGGCATCCCCGAAGACCATCCCGCCGTCGTGCGCGCCGTCGATTGGTTGTTGGACCGTGAGATCCGGTTCCGCGGCGACTGGCAACACAAGAACCCCGCACCGGTCGAGCCCAGCGGCTGGGCTTTCGAGTTCAACAACAAATGGAACCCGGACGTGGACGACACCGCCATGGTCCTGCTGGCCCTTCGCCAGGTTCCCACGCGCGATCCGGCCCGCCGCGACGCCGCCTTCCGGCGCGGGCTCAACTGGATGCTCACGTTCCAATGCCGCGACGGCGGCTGGGCCGCCTTCGACAAGGACTGCACCAACAACATCCTCGAAAAGGTGCCCTTCGCCGATCACAACGCCATGCTCGATCCCGAGTGCGCGGACATCACGGCCCGCGTGCTGGAGGTCATGGGACG
Above is a genomic segment from Limisphaera ngatamarikiensis containing:
- the lysA gene encoding diaminopimelate decarboxylase, whose product is MHHFRYHGDELFCEGVSIETLARRHGTPLYVYSQQTLTDNFRRLDEAWAGVRHLPCYAVKANSNLAILRLMADLGSGFDVVSGGELLRVLAAGGPADRCVFAGVAKTEEEIVTALRAGIHCFNVESEQELERIDRLAGDLGCVAPVAIRVNPDVEAHTHAKITTGTYENKFGIPFDQVEELYARAARRRNLWLRGVQMHIGSQLTRVQPFEDAVRKVAPLVQRLKDRYGLEFFDIGGGLGIVYEEALASGDPAWWQTPRGRRMLTPELHAARLVPILKPLGLRVLLEPGRFITGNAGILVTRVEYIKKTGRKTFVIVDAAMTELIRPAFYDAHHEIVPVRRSKAAMVECDVVGGVCESGDYFCKDRPLPLPRPGDLLAILSAGAYGSAMGSNYNTRPLAAEALVHKNRSALIRQRQPVEAIWQWERPAPWQR
- the shc gene encoding squalene--hopene cyclase; this translates as MTQRSRNAVSEVPLSSVQAGPGSSWLDRLHEAIQRSQAFWLGQQKPEGYWIGELIVDVTLVADMVAFHHWDRSVDPAWQRKAVRHIFDKQLPDGGWNIYHGGPAEVNATIKAYLALKLAGIPPTHPRMLKAREVARSLGGVPRMNTFSKLYLALLGLFPWKYVPTIPCEVLLLGKWFRVNFWDMSNWTRAMLVPLAIINHFRPTRPCGVDLDELYPEGFHERDLRLPRDPDWFTWRNFFLLLDKVHKFAELWVRLGIHPFRRRALRKAEQWMLERFEGSDGLGAIFPAMLNSLIALKALGYPDDHPEVIRARRHLKELEHETADSVRIEPCLSPVWDTAIVTIALRESGIPEDHPAVVRAVDWLLDREIRFRGDWQHKNPAPVEPSGWAFEFNNKWNPDVDDTAMVLLALRQVPTRDPARRDAAFRRGLNWMLTFQCRDGGWAAFDKDCTNNILEKVPFADHNAMLDPECADITARVLEVMGREGYSLDHPQVRRAVAWLRSQQEADGSWYGRWGVNYIYGTWQVLRGLHALKMDMNQPWLLRARDWLESVQHEDGGWGERCNTYDDPVFKGQGPSTASQTAWAVMALCTFGDPHRPSLRAGVEYLLRTQNLDGTWTEEETTGTGFPKVFYLKYDSYRNAWPLLALATYRKLLRGEY